One region of Sardina pilchardus chromosome 18, fSarPil1.1, whole genome shotgun sequence genomic DNA includes:
- the dld gene encoding delta-like protein D, giving the protein MGHQSILIAAILCVLTCQGFCSGVFELKLQEFLNKKGVTGNTNCCKAGTASSLQQCECKTFFRICLKHYQTNVSPEPPCTYGGAVTPVLGSNSFQVPVMTSKDSFSNPIRFSFGFTWPGTFSLIIEALHTDSIDDLSTEHPERLISRMTTQRHLTVGEEWSQDLQIGGRTELKYSYRFLCDEHYYGEGCSVFCRPRDDAFGHFTCGERGEIICNSGWKGKYCTEPICLPGCDEEHGFCDKPDECKCRVGFSGKYCDDCIRYPGCLHGTCQQPWQCNCQEGWGGLFCNQDLNYCTHHKPCMNGATCTNTGQGSYTCTCKPGFTGDNCEIEVNECSDNPCRNGGSCTDMENTYTCACPPGYYGKNCELSAMDCADGPCFNEGRCVNNQDGGYYCQCPPSYAGFNCEKKIDHCSSNPCSNGAQCLDLVDSYLCQCPDGYVGDHCSDNVDECAGFPCQNGGSCQDGLNDYTCTCPPGYTGKNCTHPVSRCAHNPCHNGATCHEREGRYVCACVPGYGGRNCQFLLPENNGQPVVEGHDKHYSEGGEDGEEQTDYFPWMAVCAGIILVLLLLLGSAILVAFVRVKLQRRSQLIEARSERETMNNLANNCSRDKDLSVSIGVLVPTQVKNTNKKVDFHSDNSAGLGGGNNSEKNGYKSRYMSVDYNLVHELKQEEACGKDDLEKGDPKCEAKGDSKCEAMCEAACEAACEPLDCDLDEKHRNRLKSDPSEKKRPESSCKDTKYQSVYVISDEKDECIIATEV; this is encoded by the exons ATGGGACACCAGTCAATTCTGATAGCTGCCATACTTTGTGTGTTGACATGCCAG GGGTTCTGCTCTGGGGTATTTGAACTGAAGTTGCAAGAGTTTCTCAACAAGAAAGGAGTGACGGGAAATACGAACTGCTGCAAAGCGGGGACCGCATCAAGCCTCCAACAGTGTGAATGCAAAACTTTTTTTAGGATCTGTTTGAAGCACTACCAGACAAACGTATCACCGGAACCTCCATGCACCTACGGTGGTGCGGTTACCCCTGTGTTGGGATCCAACTCCTTCCAAGTTCCCGTGATGACTTCTAAGGATTCATTCAGCAATCCAATACGATTCTCCTTTGGCTTTACTTGGCCG GGGACCTTCTCGCTGATTATCGAAGCGCTTCACACAGATTCCATCGATGATCTTTCAACAG AACACCCAGAACGTCTCATCAGTCGGATGACAACACAGAGGCACCTCACAGTGGGGGAGGAGTGGTCTCAGGATTTACAAATTGGTGGAAGGACGGAGCTGAAATACTCCTACAGATTTCTGTGTGATGAACATTACTATGGCGAGGGCTGCTCTGTCTTCTGCCGCCCCCGCGATGATGCCTTTGGACATTTCACCTGTGGCGAGCGTGGAGAGATCATCTGCAACTCTGGATGGAAAGGCAAATACTGCACAGAAC CAATCTGCCTCCCTGGATGTGACGAGGAACATGGGTTTTGTGACAAGCCAGATGAATGCAA GTGCAGAGTTGGCTTCAGTGGGAAGTACTGTGATGACTGCATCCGTTATCCAGGATGCCTTCACGGCACCTGCCAGCAGCCATGGCAGTGCAACTGCCAGGAAGGCTGGGGTGGACTCTTTTGCAACCAAG ATTTGAACTACTGCACTCACCACAAACCATGCATGAATGGAGCCACTTGTACCAACACTGGGCAGGGCAGCTATACCTGTACCTGCAAGCCTGGCTTCACTGGGGACAACTGTGAGATTGAAGTCAACGAGTGTTCAGACAATCCTTGCAGAAATGGGGGAAGCTGCACt GATATGGAGAACACCTACACCTGCGCCTGTCCTCCTGGATACTATGGCAAGAACTGTGAGTTGAGCGCTATGGATTGTGCTGATGGGCCATGCTTCAACGAGGGTCGCTGCGTCAACAACCAAGATGGAGGATACTACTGCCAGTGCCCACCAAGCTATGCTGGTTTCAACTGTGAGAAGAAAATTGACCACTGCAGCTCCAACCCTTGCTCGAATG GTGCTCAATGTTTGGACCTAGTGGATTCCTACCTGTGCCAGTGTCCAGACGGTTACGTGGGAGACCACTGCAGCGACAATGTTGATGAGTGCGCTGGCTTCCCATGCCAGAATGGTGGCTCCTGCCAGGATGGACTCAACGACTACACCTGCACGTGCCCACCTGGCTACACTGGAAAAAACTGCACCCACCCAGTGAGCAGGTGCGCCCATAACCCATGCCACAACGGCGCCACCTGCCACGAGAGGGAGGGCCGCTACGTCTGCGCGTGCGTGCCTGGCTACGGAGGGCGCAACTGCCAGTTTCTTCTGCCCGAGAACAACGGGCAGCCTGTCGTCGAGGGGCACGATAAACACTACTCTGAGGGGGGCGAGGACGGAGAGGAGCAGACCGATTACTTCCCCTGGATGGCGGTGTGCGCGGGGATTatactggtgctgctgctgttgctgggcaGCGCCATCCTGGTGGCGTTTGTGCGGGTCAAGCTCCAGCGGCGGAGCCAGCTGATCGAGGCCCGCAGCGAGCGAGAGACCATGAACAACCTGGCCAACAACTGCAGCCGCGACAAGGACCTGTCGGTCAGCATCGGCGTCCTCGTTCCGACCCAGGTGAAGAACACCAACAAGAAGGTGGACTTTCACAGCGACAACTCGGCCGGCCTCGGAGGGGGCAACAACTCGGAAAAGAACGGCTACAAGTCGCGCTACATGTCTGTGGATTACAATCTGGTGCACGAGCTGAAGCAGGAAGAGGCGTGCGGGAAAGACGACCTGGAAAAAGGCGACCCAAAATGTGAAGCTAAAGGCGACTCCAAGTGCGAGGCCATGTGCGAGGCTGCATGCGAGGCCGCGTGCGAACCACTGGACTGTGACTTAGACGAGAAACACAGAAATCGCTTAAAGAG CGATCCCTCAGAAAAGAAACGTCCAGAGTCATCGTGCAAGGACACAAAGTATCAGTCCGTGTACGTGATATCAGATGAAAAAGATGAATGTATTATTGCAACTGAG GTGTAA